DNA from Acidobacteriota bacterium:
CGGAGGGGGTCAACCAGCCGGAGGGGACCGGGTCCCTTTCCTATTTTCGGAGGAAGCGGCGGAGGAAATCGCGGGCTTCCTTGACGCCAAGGAGCCGGGCCATCCCGAAGAAGACGACGAGCCCGAGACAAGACCCGGCCGCGACGGTCCCGGCGGAAGCCAGGAAAGATGTCCCGAGCCGGCCGATCATAAGCCGGTTGGCCGCCCAGGCCGCTCCCCCGGCCGCCGCGGACGCGAGGGTCAGCCTGACGGCATAGGACGCCAGCGGCCCGGCCTCGATCGGCCCGATCTTCCGCGGCAGCAGGGCGTACAGGATGCCGACGTTGAGCACCGCGGCCAGGGACGTCGAGAGCGGGAAGGCCAGGTAGCCGATGACCCACATCAGGGAGATGTTGAGAACGAGGTTGAGGCCGATCGAGGCGAAGCTCGCGTACATCGGCGTCCTGGCGTCCTTGCAGGCGTAGAAGACGGCGGCCACGTTCCGGAGCGCCGAGGCGAACGGGATCCCGGCGGTATAGAGGACGAGCGCCGCCGCCGTGGCCAGCGTGTCCGCGGCGGTGAAATGGCCGCGCTGGTAGATGGCCCGCGTCAGCGGGATGGCCAGGCCGCAGATGAGGGCCGACGTCGGCACGGTCAGGAACAGGACCATCTTCAGCGAGTCCGCCAGCGTCGACTTCACGGCCCCGAAGTTGTTCTCGAGGACGAGCTTGGAAAGCGAGGGCAGGGCCACGGTGCCGACGGCGATGCCGAAGAGCCCGAGCGGCAGGTGCATGATGCGGAAGGCGAAGTTCAGCCAGCTGACGCTGCCCTGGGCCAGCGGCGTCACCAGGACCGTGTTGACCAGGACGTTGACGCGCGTCCCGGCCAGGCCGATCGCGACCGGGATGAAGAGGGCCATGACTTTCCGGAACTCCGGGTCGCGGAAGTTCAGGACCGGGCTCCAGCGGAATCCCCTGCGCCAAAGGGACGGGACCTGGACGAGGAACTGCATCAGCCCGCCGACTAGGACGCCGACCGTCAGGCCGAAGATGGGGTTCTTGCCGCGGGCCGCGTACCAGCCATAGGTCAGAAGGGGGAAGATGATCGAGAAGAGATTGAAGACGGCCGGGGCGACCGACGGCACGAAGAACGACTTCTCCGTGTTGAGATAGCTCATGGCCCAGGCGGCCAGGCTGATGAACAGGAGGAAGGGGAAAAGGATGGCGGTCAGCTGCGTCGTCAGGTCAATCTTGCCCGGCACCTTGTTGAAGCCGAAGGCGATGACCCTGGCCAGGACGGGCGCCAGGAGCAGGCCGGCGAGCGAGACCGCCCCGGTCACGACGAAGAGGATGTTGAAGATGTTCGAGGCCAGCCGGTTCTGGGCTTCCTTGCTCTTGGCCTTCTCCGCCGTGAGGACCGGAACGAACGCGGCCGAAAGGGCCGTCTCGGCGAAGAGGTCACGGAGCAGGTTGGGGATGCGGAAGGCGACGTTATAGGCGTCGACGGCGAAGCCGGCGCCGAACAGGCCGGCGATGACCGTCTCCCGGACGAGACCCATGACCCGGCTGAAGGCCGTGCCTATAGCGAAGGACCGGACGCCCCGGGAGATATCTTCCATGCTCCCGCCATTATTCGCCATTTGCGGCCGGGATGGCAAGGCTTATAATGGGGCCCATGAGCTTCGACGACAAGGCCAGGAAGCCGGACGACAGGGCCCTGGCCGACGGCCTCGGCGGCGCGAAAGCGCTCTGGGACGGATTCGTCCGCCAGGTCAACGACAGCTGCGCTCCCGTCACCGGGGACTGGGTCTTCTACAAGTCCTGGTCGCTCCGGCTGAAGCGGAAGAAGCGGACGATCGTCTACCTCCTGCCGCGCGACGGCCATTTCCTGTGCGCCTTCGTCTTCGGCGGGAAGGCGACCGAGGCGGCCCGCGCGGCGAAGCTGCCGAAGGCGGTCCTGGAGGAGATCGAGGCGGCGCCCGTTTATGCCGAGGGCCGCGGCTTCCGCCTCGAGGTCCGGACGGCCCGGGACGTCGAAACGATGAAGACGCTGGCCGCGATCAAGATGGCCCACTGACGGCGGCCGTAGCCCTCGAGGCCGGATTTCCCGGACAGGACTTCTCCCCGCAGAACGCCTTTGCCCCGATTCCTGGGTTGCCCCTCTCGCCGGTGACGCGAAAATGGGGCGTTTCGAGGCCGCGAACGCTCGGCGATCCCGCGGCTGGACCGGGAGAAGAACGAAATAAAATGGAAATGGCGCTTGACAAAATTGCTGATTTATCAGACTATTCAGTCTGTATTGATTTTACGGCATTCGGAGGAGGTTTCGCCCATGACCGGACGGGACAAGAACGACGAGGCCTGTTGCGCGGTCGAGGCCCTGATCAGCGTGGACGAGCGGGGTCAGATGGTCCTGCCCAAGGACATCCGGGAAGCCGCGGGGATCCGTCCCGGCGACAAGCTCGCCCTCATCGCCTGGAAGAAGAACGGGGTCGTCTGCTGCATGTCCCTGATCAAGGCCGATGACCTGAAGGGCATGGTCCGGGGCAAGCTCGGCCCACTGATGAAAGACATTATTTCCTGAAGGAGAAGATCGACATGAGCGTCAAGGACAACGAGATCAGGAAGCATGTCCGGGACCGCTATGCCCGGGCGGCGAAGGAGAGTTCTTCCTGCTGCGGCCAGGTCTCCAGCCCCTGCTGCGGCGGCCCGTCGGACCTGGACCAGGACCAAGCCAGCCGGATGGTCGGCTATTCGCCCGAAGAGCTGGCGGCGATTCCGCAGGACGCCAATCTTGGACTCGGCTGCGGGAACCCGAGCGCGCTGGCCGGGCTGAAGCCCGGCGAGACCGTCCTCGACCTCGGGTCGGGGGCCGGCATCGACTGCTTCCTCGCGGCCCGGAGGGTCGGCCCGTCCGGTCGCGTCATCGGCGTGGACATGACGGCCGAGATGGTCGACCGGGCCCGCGAGAACGCCCGGGATGGCGGCATCGCGAACGTCGAGTTCCGGCTGGGCGAGATCGAGAACCTGCCGGTGGCCGACGACAGCGTCGACGTCATCATCTCCAACTGCGTCATCAACCTCTCGACCGACAAGCCGCGCGTTTTCCGGGAGGCCTTCCGCGTCCTCCGGCCGGGCGGCCGGCTTCTGGTCTCCGACCTGGCCCTCCAGAAGCCCCTCCCCGCGGCCATCCGCGAATCGGTCGAGGCCTATGTGGCCTGCGTCGCCGGCGCCCTCGTCAAGGACAAGTATCTCCGGGCCGTCGGCGAGGCCGGATTCGGGAGCGTCGACGTCGTCAGCGAGAAGGCCTTCCCGGCCGAGCTGGTCCTCGAGGACTCCCTGGCGGCCGACGTCGTCAAGAAGCTGGATCTGTCGCAGCAGGAGCTCCGGGAACACATCGGCTCGGTCATCAGCCTCGCCGTCAGCGCCGTCAAGCCCGGGCGCTGACGGCGGCGGCACGATCGCCGCACAGCGGCTCCCGGCGGAGCTCCCGGATCGGGGCCGCGGTCTCCGCGACGCCCGGGAAGGGAGGGACGCGCCGCGAGGCTAGGCCCGCTCCCCGGAAAAAAACTTCCGCCGGAAGATCAAGGCCACGTGGACCAGGCCGATCATGACCGGCACCTCGACCAGCGGTCCGATGACCGCGGCGAAGGCCTGGCCCGAGCCGATGCCGAACACGGCCACGGCCACGGCGATGGCCAGCTCGAAGTTGTTGCTGGCCGCCGTGAACGACAGTGTCGCCGCCTTCGGGTAATCCGCGCCGGCCCTCCGGCTCAGGAAGAACGAGACCAGGAACATGACGACGAAGTAGACGAGCAGCGGCGCGGCGATGCGCAGGACGTCCAGCGGGATCTTGACTATGTACTCGCCCTTGAGCGAGAACATGACGACGATGGTGAAGAGCAGGGCGACGAGCGTGATGGGGCTGATGCGGGGGATGAACTTCGTCTCATACCAGGCCTTCCCTTTGAGCTTGATCAGGCCGAAGTGGCTGATCAATCCGGCCAGGAAGGGAATGCCGAGATAGATGAAGACGGTCTCGGCGATCTGCCGCATGGTGACGTCGACGGCCGTTCCCGCCAGCCCCAGCCAGGTCGGGAAGACGGTGATGAAGACGTAGGCGTAGACCGAGAAGAACAGGACCTGGAAGATCGAGTTGAAGGCCACGAGCCCCGCGGCGTACTCCCGGTCGCCGCCGGCCAGGTCGTTCCAGACGATGACCATGGCGATGCAGCGGGCCAGGCCGATCATGATCAGGCCGTACATGTAGTCCGGCTTGTCGCGGAGGAAGACGACAGCCAGGCCGAACATCAGCAGCGGCCCGATGATCCAGTTCTGAACGAGCGACAGGGCCAGGACCCGGACGTTCTTGAAGACGTCGCCGAGCTCCTCGTATCTCACTTTCGCCAGCGGCGGATACATCATCAGGATGAGGCCGACGGCGATGGGGATATTGGTCGTCCCCGACTGGAACCTGTTGATGAAGCCGACGACGGCCGGAACGAGGTAGCCCAGCCCGACGCCGATGGCCATGGCCAGGAAGATCCACAGGGTCAGGTAGCGGTCAAGGAACTTGAGCCCCGGGTTTCCGGGTGTCATCGAACCGCTCCGCGCCTCGGGCATCCCGGGCCCAGGACCTTGATCTCCATTTTCTAACCTCGCTGTTTTCCGCTGCCAAGGCTGTCTATAAGGATCTCCGGCTCGATCACGATGTTGCTCTTGACGGAATTGGCGACGAGGCTGAATCTCCGCGCCCCGTCGAGCCCGCGGCGGACCCGTTTTTCGACGGCCTCGGGGGGCTCCTTCCCGGCGCGAACGGCGATCCGCGGCCGCAGGACGACCTCCGTGAATATCTCCGTCCGGTCGAGCTCGATGAGCTTCGTGCCCTCGGCCCGGCAGTCGTACGAAACGAGATCAAGGCGGAAGCGCTCGGCCGCCCAGATGAACATCAGCATGACGCAGGTGTTGACAGCCGCGACGAAGGCATCCTCCGGGGTCAGGACGCCGGCTTCGCCGTGCGAGGCCGGCGGCGCGGAAAAGTCCATCTCGGGCCCGTTGCCGAGCTTCAGGCGCCCCCGGTGGCCGCCCGTCCAAGCGACCGAGGCCGTGTAGGTCTCCGTCCGCGCCGTCATGCCTTCTCCTCGAGGAACCTGGCGTATTCCTGGACGAGCGCCTCCGTCCAGGCGTGCTCCCGGTTCGCCGGAACCTCGTTGTAGATCTTCACGGCCTCTAGAAGGACGGCCGCAGTTCCGGCGTTCGGCTCCAAGCCGCGATCTCTGACCTGCGCGAAGACGAGCGGCAGCCCGGTGACCCGCACGGCCCGGCCGGAGATGAGCAACGTTCCCGGGGGAAGGCCGGCGCCGCAGCTGCAGCCGCCCGCGGCAGAGGCCGGTTCCGGGCTCCTTCGCCTAGGCGTTTGGAGGAGCCTGTCGGTCTCCTCGGCGATCTTGGCGGCGACCGTATCGGCCAGTCGCAGGCCGGATCCGTTGAGCCGCCTGGCCGTGCCGATGTCCGGGGAGCCGCATTCCTTCGCGATCTCCGTCACGACGATCGAAGCGGCCGGCCTGGCGCTGTATCTTTCCGTGGCCCGCGCGGCGCAGCGCTCGTCGCAGCCGTCGACGGCGATGGTCGGGTAGCGGCGGGCGAAGGACCTTTCCCCTTCTCCCCCGGCGAGGAACAGGGGCAGGCAGAGCGTCACGGTGTCGGCCGGGCGGAGCGTCTCGAGGACCTTCCTGACCGCCCGGCGCGTGACCGTGCCTTCGGCCCTCTCCTCGCCGGAACAGGCGATCAGTCCGACCTTCTTTCGCGGCAGATCAGGCATGGCCTCCCTCCCCGTCGATCCCGTCGACGACCCCGGCCGCTTCCTCGGCGGCCGCCCGGGCCAGCTTCGATCCGTCTTCGTTGAGATCGCAAACGCCTTCGGGCTTGAGGCCTCGATGGCGGCGGAGGACGTCGAAGACGGCGATCTTATGGACCTTGGCCGCGCCCGAGCAGGCCAGGCCCTTGGCCGCGCATCCGAGCTTGCAGCCGTCGATGGCCACGGCCTCGGCGCCTTCGACCTCGCGCCGGGCCTCCTCGTCGCCCAGGACCAGGAGGCCGAGGGCCATGACCTTGGTCTTTTCGGGGCGGAGATCCTCGGTCAGGATGTAGGCGGCTTCCCGGGTCGCCGCGCCCAGGATCTTGCCGATCCCGCTGCAAGCCGCAACCGGGATCACGCGGTGTTTCGGGCTCATCGCAGGGTCTCCGCTTCCGCCTGGGACTTGGCCAGGGCCATGTACACGGCCGCAGGCTCTAAAGCTCCCCGGGCCGCCTCTGGATCTTCGACCTCGAGAACGGCCAGCCAACCCTGGCCGTAAGGATCCTGGTTCACCAGCTCGGGAGAGCTCAGGAGGCCGCCGTTGACTTCCACGATCCTGCCTGTCAGCGGCGCCGGGATGCTGAGGTTGACCTTGATCGTCTCGACCACCGCGACCTCATCGCCCGATCGGACCCGGGTCCCTACGCCCTTCGGCTCGGCGAAGGCGACGTCGCCGTTCCGTTGCTGAGTGAAATCCGATAGCCCGATGCGGGCCCGCGTCCCCTCGAACCGGACCCACACGCCCGCTTCGCTGTAGAAGAGGTCCGCCGGAAAGCGGAACCGGAATTTGTCGACCGATATCTCCAGGGCCCCGGCGCTCATGACCCCTCCCGTTTTCCTTGAACGACTGCCTCCTCGATCCAGGCCCGGATCCCGTCGCGGCCGCAGATGAACAGCGTGGACTCTTTCATGCCCCCTCCGGCCTCGGGCCTGCGTCGCAGAGGCGGCCGCGGACGTTCTGCCGGACGCAGTCTTCGAGCCTGCAGGCGTCAGCCTCGGCCGCGGCCGAGCCCTCGAGACGCGCCTTGAGCGCCCCGGCCAGAAGGCCGTCGAGTATCGGCCGGGCCTCGTCCCGAAGGCGGTAAATGATCCACCGTCCTTGGCGCACATCCTCGGCGAGGCCCGCCTCGCGCAGGACCCGCATGTGGCGGGAGACCCGGGATTGTTCCATCTCCAGGATGAACATGAGCTCGCAGACGCAGAGCTCGCGGCGCCGGATGAGGAGCACGATCCTCAGGCGGGTCGGGTCGGCCAGCGCTTTGAAGATCTTGACCGCGTCGTTCATGGGCATTGGATGATCCCCTGGGCCCACAGGCAGCCGCCGCAGGCCGGAAAAGCGTTGCCGTAGCAGTCATCCTCGTTCGTCTCGAGCAGCGAGCAGCCGCCGCAGACGTGGCACGGCGAGTAATCGAAGAGCTTGACCTTCTCGCGAAAATCCCTGTAAGCCTTCGAGTCCCAGATCGCGGCGATGTCTCCGTCGCGGACGCCGCCCAAGGAGTGGCCGCGGACGCGGCGCTCGAGCCCGTAGAGATAGGTCTTGTGGGAATGGAGCAGGCCCATGCACGGGCTGACGGCGCCGTCCCAGCGGACGAAGGACGTCCGTTCGCGGACGAAGCGGCAGCGGCGGGCGTCGACGGCGATGCGGTTGCCCATGAAGGTCAGGTTCTCGAAGCCCTGGAACAGGCTGAAGAGCGTGTCCTTCGTCGCATTGTTGACATCGAGGCGGGGCAGGCTGATCTCCGTCTTGCCCGGGGCGAAGGTGAAGGTCTCGAGCGTCAGCGTCTGGAGGCAGAGCATCTCCTTCTCCATGGCCTCGCTGTAGGGCAGGACATGGCTGACGATGATGCGGCGGGCTCCGACCGAGCGGGCCAGCCGGTCCAGGTGCTTGACGTCACGGAAGTTCGTCTTCATGACCACGAAGGCGATGCCGATCTCGATAGTGTGCCCGTCGCGTCCGTTCCGCCTGGCGAGCCTCTCGACGTTCTCGAGGACGCGCGCCAGGCTGGCCCCGGCCCGGATGGCGTCGAAGCTCTCTTCGGTCGCGCCGTCGAGCGAGATCCAGAGCGTGTCCAGCCGTTCCCCGAGCAGGCCGTCGATGAGGGCGTCGTCGAGGGTCGTGGCGTTGGTCGTCATCTCGGCCCGGAGCCCCATGGCCTTGACGGCCCGGATCATGTCGATGATGCGGGGATGGGCCGTCGGCTCGCCGAAGCCTCCGAACATGACCGATTCCAGATGGGGGAAGCGCCCGAGCTGCCCGGCCAGGCGCTCGAAAACGGGCCAGTCCATGTCGCCCAGGGGCTCGTCCCAGGTGTTGCGGATGCAGGTCCGGCAGGCCAGGTTGCAGCGGGACGTGGGCTCGATATAAAGGCGGCTGAGACTATGGATATTTGGCTGGATCTCCAGGCGGCCGTGGTCTTCCGTCACTTCGAGGGAGACCCCGGGCGCGAGGCCGAGTCTCTTCTCCAGCCCGGGCGGGACGGCCAGGCGGCCGTCCTCGGCCTTGAGGAGGTAAACGGCCTGGCCGGCGTTCTCCCGTTCACGCAGGAGCGCCTTCTCGCCTTTTCCGGAAAGGGCCAAGAGGCCCGTCCCCTCGGGCATGTTCAAGGCATTCTTCCGTTTCGTGTCCGCCATATCAATATATGATGATATATTCATATATCAAGGGCGCCCACGTGTCAAGACAGATCGGATGTTTCGCGAAGATATCGCCCCGGCTGGCTTCCCTACCGCGACATCAGGCTCAGGGACGTCCTGACGGTCAGTCGGTTACGGCGGCAAGCATCCGCTTCTGGGCCTTCTTCTCGGCGTAAGGGCGGGGGACATACACCGTTTCGCCCGTGATCGGATCTTTCCCGGTGTGGTACATGCAGGTCGAGCGGGTCATGGGCGTCGGGGTGAAGATCTGGACGCCCTCGACCGGCTTCTCCCCGCTTCGCTCCAGCGTTCGAATGTAGGCGGCCAGCTCCCGGGCCTCCTTCTCGGTCGTGCCGGGATGAGCCACCATGAAGTAGTACTTGAGGTGCTGGGGCCGGCCGCCGGCGCGGGCCGCGACGGCGGCGAAAAGCTTGCGGAACTCCTCGAGACGGCGCCGGCCGCCGCTCTTGTTCATCAGGCGCAGGACGTTCTCGGAGACGTGCTCGGGCGCGATCTTGAGCAGGCCGGAGGTGTGGTGGCGGACCAGCTCACGCACGTACTCGGGGCTCTCCAGGGCCAGGTCGTAGCGGACGCCGCTGCGGACGAAGACCTTCTTGACCCCCGGCACCTTGCGGGCGGCGCGCATCAGGGCCAGGAGCCGGCGCTGGGCCCCGGCGACGTCCGCCCCGTCCAGGCCGTACATGTTGGCCGTCGGGCCGCCGAGGTCGTCGACGAAGCCCTTCCACTCCGGGTGCCGGGTCATGCGCCGGATCTCGGCCAGGATGGACGCTTCGCTGCGCGAGACGATCCGGTCGCCCTGGTGGAGCGACAGGGCGCAGAACGAGCAGCGGCCGACGCAGCCGCGGTGGGTCTGGACGGAGAAGCGGGCCATGCCCAGCTCGGGAAAGGACGCGGGGATGCGGCGGGTGAAGGGCAGGCCGTAGACACGGTCGAGGTCGGCCGGCGTGGCGTCCGGGGCCGGGTATTGGACGACGAACCGGTTGGCGTGCTTCTGGGCGATCGTCTTGCGGATGGTGAAGCGCTTCTGGGCCTGGCAGAACTTGTCCTTGTCGGCCGCGACCTCTTCCCAGGAGGGAACGATGAGCGCGCCCTCCGGCGGTTCGGCCCGGATGACGGCCGTGCCGCGGATGCCGTCGAGGGTCTCGCCGCGGTCGAGCCGGCGGGCGATCTCGACGGCCTGGATCTCGCCCGGCCCGTAGACCAGGATGTCGGCGCGGGTGTCGAGAAGGATGGAGCGGCGGACGTCGTCGCCCCAGTAATCATAATGGGCGAAGCGCCGGAGCGAGGCCTCGATGCCGCCGAGGACGATGGGCGCGCCCTTGTGGAGCTCGCGGACGCGGTTGGCGTAGACGATGACGGCCCGGTCGGGCATCCGCGACTGGAAGGGGGCGTTGGGATCGACGGCCCGCTCGCGCTTTAGCGGCGTGTAGTTGACGAGCATGGAGTCGATCGAGCCCGAGGTGATGCCGAAAAAGAGGCGCGGCCGGCCCAGCTTGAGGAAGTCGTCCTTCCCCTTCCAGTCCGGGCATTCGATGACGCCGACCTTCCAGCCCTCGGCGTCGAGCACCCGGGCGATCATCCCGACGGGCGACAGCGGGTGATCGGCGTAGGGCTCGCCGCTGACCAGGATGATGTCGAAGCCCGTGCCTTTCGTCGCGATCATCGGGACTATTCTAGCGATAAAATGGGGGACATGATACCCGTTTCCTATTTTCCCGCCTGTAAAAAACGCTTGACCTGATACCTGTTTCCTAATTCGTCCGCCCGCCCGTTTTGGGAATTCCCGTGAAGGCGCGCGGGGAACCGGGGACATGGCCCTTCCCTATGGGAAAGCGATCGTACCCCCCGAATTCCCTATGTCCCCCATTTTGGGACGGCGACGAGGCCGAAAACGGCGTTGGCGAGGAGGATCGCTCCGGCGACGATCATCGGCACCTGGAGCCCGGCCCGGAAGCCCAGCCAGGAAAAAACCAGGCTGCCGGCCACGTGGCCGGAGGTCTGCAGGGCCGTCAGGATGCCGGCGCTGCCGCCGACCGTGCGCCGCTCGAAGAGCCGCGAGATGGTCAGGACGACGAACGCCCCCATCAGGCCGTCCCCGCCCTCGTGGAGGAAGCGGAAGACGAACGAGAGCCGGACGTCGCCGACCGTCATCAGTACGAGGCCGGCCCCCGACATGGCCATGCCAACCAGGAACAACCGCCGGTTGCGGACGGGATCGTACTTGAGCCGGCCGACGAGGAAGGCGGCCGAGGCGAGCGCCAGGTAGGCTCCGGCCATGTAGAGCGCCGCCCCCGGATCGCTCAAGCCGAACCGCGTCCGCAGGAACGGCCCGTAGACGGTCCCCTCCGTGCCCCAATGGAGGGCCAGCAAAACCAGGAAGACCGAGAAGAGAAGGGTCCGCCTGTTGAAGATCGTGAACCGGTACTCGCGAATGGAGACGGCCGCGAATCTCTCCTCGCCCAATCCGCGCACGGCCAGCGCGGCCAGGGCCGTCAGCGCGGCCAGGGCGGCCAGGAGCCCGCGGAAGCCGGCGACCCGGGCCAGCACGCTCCCCAGGATGAGCCCGGCGGGCGGCCCGAGCGAGAGCCAGCCGACGAACGTGCCGTACTTCCGGTTTGGGTCCGCGGCGCCCTGGCCCTTGTAATAAAGGCTGTTGATCGAAACGTTGATTGCGTTGTTGGCCACGCCGACGAGCAGGAAGACCGCGGTCATGGGCACGACGCTCCGCACGAAGCTCATGGCCGCGAGAAGCGCGGCCATCGACAGGAGCCCGCCGGTGATGACCGTCCTGATGGACAGCCGGTCGTTGGCCCAGCCCGTCGGGAAGGCGAAAATGACGGGCGCGGCGGCGTACAGGGCGACGATGGTCCCGATCTCCACGCCGCCGAAGCCGAGGCGCAGGAACTGGAACGGGGCCAGGAAGACGACGGTCGTCACCGCCATCGTCCGGATGAAATTGATCAGATGGACGCGGCGCACGCCTGCCATTATAGCGGAATCGCGGGAATGGGGGGCATGATGCCTATTCCCGAATTTCGGAAAAAGGCATCATGTCCCCCGCCATTATTCTTATTTCTTCCTCAGGTCGATGTTGCCGCTGAAGGTCTTGAGCATGAGCGTCGCCCCGCCCTTGCCGACCGTGCCGCGGATCTCGCGCGGCGAGATCTTGCCGCTGACCGAGATCTCGAACTCGCTTTCGATGTCGCCGCTGAAAGTGTTGGCCTCGAGGTCGAACGACGAGGCGGCGGGGATGGTCATGCGCACGTCGCCGCTGTGCGCGTTGAACTCGTAGCGGCCGCCTTCCTTGATCGCCCCGGTGTAGATGATGTCGCCGCTGGTGCTCCCGGCCTTGACCGTCTGGGCCCCCGAGACGTCCAGCAGCTTGATGTCGCCGCTCACGGTCCTGGCCTCGACCGAGCCTTTGATCGCCGAGGCGTCGATGTCGCCCGATACGGCGTTGATGTAGGCGTCGCCGGCGACGTCCTTCAGGATCAGGTTACCGCTGACCAGGTCGACGTCCGCGCCGGCCGCGCCGCCGAGCCGGACGTCGCCGCTGACGCTCTTGATCTTGGCCGGGCCGCCGAGCGGCGCCACTTCGACGTCGCCGCTGATCGACCGGAGCTCGACTCCGGCCTGCTCGGGCACCCAGACCTTGTAGTCCACGGAGACATTGGGCGAATCCCCGCCCCAGAAGCCGCCCTGGCGCTTGGGATACTGCGTTTCGACGCGGACCGCCTCGGCTTCGCCCGTGACCTCGATGGTCACCAGGGCCGCGTTCTCCTTGGCCTTGTCGAGCGAGCCGGCCTTCGAGGTCTTGAGGGCCTCGATCTTGACCTGGGCTTCCTTCCAGGTCATGACCTCGATATTGCCGGAGATATTGGAGAGATAGAGCCGGCCCGTCTTGACCAGGGGCACGGTCTTCTCGAACTTCTCCTGGAACCGCTGCTCGGCCAGGGCCGGGGCCGCGACCAGCATGACGGCCAGGGCCGCGGCGGCCAGAGCAGCGGTCAGTTGTCCTTGGCGCTTCTTGATCATGGCGATCCTCCTTCTCATCCTTCTATCCGGTCAGATGATCTTCCGCCCGTTCGCGGCGTCCCGGCCCCTGCGCTGGAGGTCCAGGGCGTCGTCGAGCACGGTGATCTTTTGCGTGTAGGCGGCCATCAGGTAATTCCGGGCGTCGAGGTCGTCCGGCTCTTCACTCACGGCCCGCCGGCAGGCCTGGATGGTGGCGTCGATGACCGACAGGTTGCGGTCGAAGACCTCGGCGACCTCGGGCGCGAGGACGCCCTTCTGGGCGGCGAAGGCCTCGCTGAGGGACGTGATGGCCTGCTGGTAGTGGCGCTCGGCCTCGTCGAGCTTGGCCAGCGTGTATCGCTCGCGGGCCTCGGGCCCGGGCGCCGCCGGCCCGCGGCCGACGCGCCGTCCGGCGACGATCCCCGCGGCGACGAGGACGACGGCCGCGGCCGCCACGCCGGCGTAACGAAAGGCCGGCAGCCACGCGCCGGGCGCCGGGCGCCGGAAAGCCCTTTTCCTCCCGGCCGCCGCTTCCGCCGGCCGGCCCGCGAGGTCGGCCCGGATGCTGGCCCAGACCCTCCCGGACGGCTCGGGGGCGCCGAGCCTGGCCGCCCCGGCCACGATCTTCCGCAGGTCGGCCTCGAGCTCGCGGCACCCGGGGCAGGCGGCCAGGTGGCGCTCCAGCCGGGCGCGCTCGCGCTCCGGGAGCTCGCCGTCGACCAGGCGGCTGATG
Protein-coding regions in this window:
- a CDS encoding DUF4097 family beta strand repeat-containing protein, translating into MIKKRQGQLTAALAAAALAVMLVAAPALAEQRFQEKFEKTVPLVKTGRLYLSNISGNIEVMTWKEAQVKIEALKTSKAGSLDKAKENAALVTIEVTGEAEAVRVETQYPKRQGGFWGGDSPNVSVDYKVWVPEQAGVELRSISGDVEVAPLGGPAKIKSVSGDVRLGGAAGADVDLVSGNLILKDVAGDAYINAVSGDIDASAIKGSVEARTVSGDIKLLDVSGAQTVKAGSTSGDIIYTGAIKEGGRYEFNAHSGDVRMTIPAASSFDLEANTFSGDIESEFEISVSGKISPREIRGTVGKGGATLMLKTFSGNIDLRKK
- a CDS encoding DUF3362 domain-containing protein, yielding MIATKGTGFDIILVSGEPYADHPLSPVGMIARVLDAEGWKVGVIECPDWKGKDDFLKLGRPRLFFGITSGSIDSMLVNYTPLKRERAVDPNAPFQSRMPDRAVIVYANRVRELHKGAPIVLGGIEASLRRFAHYDYWGDDVRRSILLDTRADILVYGPGEIQAVEIARRLDRGETLDGIRGTAVIRAEPPEGALIVPSWEEVAADKDKFCQAQKRFTIRKTIAQKHANRFVVQYPAPDATPADLDRVYGLPFTRRIPASFPELGMARFSVQTHRGCVGRCSFCALSLHQGDRIVSRSEASILAEIRRMTRHPEWKGFVDDLGGPTANMYGLDGADVAGAQRRLLALMRAARKVPGVKKVFVRSGVRYDLALESPEYVRELVRHHTSGLLKIAPEHVSENVLRLMNKSGGRRRLEEFRKLFAAVAARAGGRPQHLKYYFMVAHPGTTEKEARELAAYIRTLERSGEKPVEGVQIFTPTPMTRSTCMYHTGKDPITGETVYVPRPYAEKKAQKRMLAAVTD
- a CDS encoding MFS transporter; its protein translation is MRRVHLINFIRTMAVTTVVFLAPFQFLRLGFGGVEIGTIVALYAAAPVIFAFPTGWANDRLSIRTVITGGLLSMAALLAAMSFVRSVVPMTAVFLLVGVANNAINVSINSLYYKGQGAADPNRKYGTFVGWLSLGPPAGLILGSVLARVAGFRGLLAALAALTALAALAVRGLGEERFAAVSIREYRFTIFNRRTLLFSVFLVLLALHWGTEGTVYGPFLRTRFGLSDPGAALYMAGAYLALASAAFLVGRLKYDPVRNRRLFLVGMAMSGAGLVLMTVGDVRLSFVFRFLHEGGDGLMGAFVVLTISRLFERRTVGGSAGILTALQTSGHVAGSLVFSWLGFRAGLQVPMIVAGAILLANAVFGLVAVPKWGT
- a CDS encoding zf-HC2 domain-containing protein; translation: MRCRKAMKDISRLVDGELPERERARLERHLAACPGCRELEADLRKIVAGAARLGAPEPSGRVWASIRADLAGRPAEAAAGRKRAFRRPAPGAWLPAFRYAGVAAAAVVLVAAGIVAGRRVGRGPAAPGPEARERYTLAKLDEAERHYQQAITSLSEAFAAQKGVLAPEVAEVFDRNLSVIDATIQACRRAVSEEPDDLDARNYLMAAYTQKITVLDDALDLQRRGRDAANGRKII
- a CDS encoding radical SAM protein yields the protein MPEGTGLLALSGKGEKALLRERENAGQAVYLLKAEDGRLAVPPGLEKRLGLAPGVSLEVTEDHGRLEIQPNIHSLSRLYIEPTSRCNLACRTCIRNTWDEPLGDMDWPVFERLAGQLGRFPHLESVMFGGFGEPTAHPRIIDMIRAVKAMGLRAEMTTNATTLDDALIDGLLGERLDTLWISLDGATEESFDAIRAGASLARVLENVERLARRNGRDGHTIEIGIAFVVMKTNFRDVKHLDRLARSVGARRIIVSHVLPYSEAMEKEMLCLQTLTLETFTFAPGKTEISLPRLDVNNATKDTLFSLFQGFENLTFMGNRIAVDARRCRFVRERTSFVRWDGAVSPCMGLLHSHKTYLYGLERRVRGHSLGGVRDGDIAAIWDSKAYRDFREKVKLFDYSPCHVCGGCSLLETNEDDCYGNAFPACGGCLWAQGIIQCP